A window of Myxococcales bacterium genomic DNA:
CCGCGGCGGCCCGCCCACCGCTGCCGACGAGCAGTCGCCGCTACTGGACGTTGAGCTGGCCGGCCACGATGCGGTTCTCGCCGTCGTGCGGCCCCGATTTGACCTTGAGCCGGGTCTCTCCGGTGTAGAGCCCGAAGTAGATCGTGTAGGTGCCCTGCGTGAAGTTGGGCTCAAGGGCGAACACGTGGTCGTCGACGATGATGTCACCCTTGTTCCACATCGACAGCGGGTATTTTCCCTCCGCCATCTTGTGATCGCCGTTGTGCCGCCGGCGGTACCCGTCGATGTGGATGAAGCCTTCCCACTCGGTGGTGATCGGGGCGAGCACCTTGAAGTAGGTCTTCATGTGGTATTTTCGCCCCGGCCCGATCGCGTCGACGAGGCGACCGCGCTCGTCCACCAGGTCGATGCCCAGGACCTCGAGCTTGTCCTCGAGGTTCACGTCGAGCCGACGCTGGGGCTTGGGCGCGGCGCTGAGGACGATCGTGTCGAGCGGACTCTCGCTCGTCTCGCCGGCGCGCAGCTCGGAGGCGATGAGCACGATCTGGCTCGATCGACCGTCGAGCACGGGCACGTTGGCCCCGCGGGTCGTGCGGTAGAGTTGGTTCAGGCGCCCCAGCTGATCGGCCTTCGCCGAGATGAACCGACGTGAGCCCGCGGGTGCGCCCGTGAGCCACGCCTGCGCCGCGGGCGCGTCTGCGAGGAGCAGCGGCTGCCCACCTGCGTAGTACGCGGCGGTGCGCCCGCCCACGCCGAGGAGCGCGAGCGGCTCGTCGCCCTGCTTGAATCGCCGGTAGCTCTCGAAGACGTCCTTCGGGGAGAGTTGGTTCGCGAGCGCGGGGTAGTACCCGGCCGAGAGGACGAGGCCCGTGACGACGCCGAACACGACCAAGAAGGCGGCGCGGCTCCGGCGGAGCAAATCGCCTATCACCCCGAACGCGAGGAAGGCGAGCACACCCGCGGGCACCGCGAGCGCGCTCGCGACCATCGGGCGCACGCCACCCTTGTGGAGCGCGACGTAGACCACCCCAGGAAGCTGCAGGAAGAGCAGCGGCGCGAGGATGCCGAGCGAGGTCGCGGAGAGGGCCTCCTCCTCCGTCGCTTTGTCGGAGAATGCCACACGGAAGAGCGCGACGTGCGCGGGAACTGGCTTCTTCCCAGCGGGCGCCGGGCCCCCGCGGAGGCTCGCGACGAGCGCCTCGAACGGTTCGAATCCTCGGCCGAGGCTGCGGCCTCCACCCTGCCGGGAGAACGCCCACAGCCACACGTCACACCAGAAGAGCAGGCCGAAGAGCAGCGCAGGCGGGCCGAGCGCCGCCTTCCACCACGCGCCGACGGCGATCTCACGCACCTGCAGCGGCACGGTCGTGAGCCACCGCGCGTGGTTCCGGGTACCGAACCACACCGCGAGGCCCGAGAGAGACGTGCCAGCGACGAGGGCGAAGTAGGCGAGAACGAGGAAGCCGTCCCACGCGTCGCGGACCGAGCGGAGCACCGCGAGGTAGGTCTTCGGATCGAACGGTCGGCGCTTCGCGTCGCGCTCGACCCACGTGAGGAACGCGACGCCCGCGAACCCGATGAGCACCACGGTCCACAGCGCCAGCGACTTGTCCTTGAACGACTCGGGGAACGGGATCGCCTGGGCGATGCCGAAGGCCTGGTAGGCCTTGTCGGGGACGTTGTGGTAGTCGTGGTGGAGGAGGCCGAGGAGCACCATCGTGCCCACGCCGAGCGCCACCGAGGCGTGCGCGCCCCGCTCGTAGTCGCGCAGCGCGATGCCCGCGATGGCCGCCAGCAGGGCCGGGCCCGAGAACGCGATGAGGTCGGCGCGCGCCGCGAGCACGCCATGAGCGACGAGCGCCGCCGTCGCCCCCAAGAGGAGCGCCATCCGCGCTGCGCTCTCGCGCGCGAGCGCCGGAGACGGCCGCCCCTTCGGCGCGATGAACAGTCGACCTACGGCGAACGGCACGAAGGCGCTCCACGGCGCCATCGCGTGGGCGAGGTGCCCAATCACGTAGTCAAACGTGGGATACTTCGCCGGGGGATGAAGCGTCGCCCCGATCCACGGGTTCATGTCGGTCGGGGGCGTGTCCGCGAAGAGCACGGAGGTGACGGGATAGAGGGCCAGGGCCGCGATGAGGCCGCTTGCAACCCCCACGGCGTGCGCCATGGGGTCGAGGCGCCGTTCGGCGCCCACGAGGACGCCCCACGTGAGCCCCACGGCCCCGGCGGGCACGACGACCCCGAGCAGCGCCCCGCGGCTGTAGTACCCCGCGACCAGGCCCAGCACGCCGACCGCGAGCCACGGGAGCCGCACGCCGTGAGCGGGCGCCCCATCGTCGTCGTTGCCGAAGGCGGCGACGGCGAGGCCTCCGAACGCCATGGCGAGCGACGCCATCGTGGTGATGTCGCCCAGCATCGTGCGTGCCTGGACGAAGTAGAGCGGCATCGTGAGGAGGGCTACCGCGGAGAAGACGCCCGCGCGCCGGTCGACGAGCCGCGCGACGAAGCCGTAGGTGACGACGGCCCCCAGCAGCCCCCACACCGCGAGCGGCGCCCGGCCGGCCCACTCTCGGAGGCCGAAGAAGGAGAACCCGAGCGCGATGGACGTGAAGGGCAGCTGGGGGCGACCGAGGTCGTTTAGGTGCGGGAGCGAATTGTCGGCGCCTTCGAGCGCGAGCGCGGACGCCCCGTGGAGCTTGAGCGCGACGCGCCTCGCGAGGTCGGCGACGTTCAGCTCGTAGGGATCCCAGATGCCCGCCTTCGTCAGCGGCGGGAGCACGAAGAGCACGACGAACGCCGCCGCGAGCACGACGAGGAGCGGCGCGAGCCACCCCTTCGCATCTTCGACGGGCTCCGGCGCTGGCCCATCGTCCTCCGGCGCCGCCTCTGGCGCCACGCCGACCGGGGTCTCGGCCGCAGGAGCGGGCTCGGCGGCCACCTCGACGGGGGCTTCGGCGGGTTCGGCGGGGGGCGTTTCGTCGTCGGATGCCATGAAAGCTCGTCGGTGAAGGAAGGCCGGGGCCGCAGCGCCTCCCGCGCGCGGGGCGCGGGAGCGGGCGGAGGGGTCGGCGATAGCGTCATACCGAGACGCGGCAGCCGAAGCAACCGCCCTCTTCAGAGGCTTTCCACGTGGAGTTGCGCGCGAAGCCGCGGGTGGCGCGAGCGAGTGAGCGTGCCCACGAGGGGTGTGCTAGAGGGCCTCCGCCATGGCCGAGTCACGTAGCGCACCGGGCGGGAAGAGTCGCGAGGCGCGAAGAACCGCGGACCCGCAGGAGCCCCGCGCGCTGCGTCGGGCGGGCACCGTGGCGCTGCTTGGGCGGCCCAACGTGGGCAAGAGCACCCTCATGAACGCGCTGCTCGGCGAGCGCCTCACCATCACGAGCCCGAAGCCTCAGACCACGCGCGATCGCATCGCGGGCATCCTCACCGTGGAGGCGACGCAGTTCGTGTTTCTGGACACGCCCGGCGTGCACGCCGCCAGGACGAAGCTCGGCGCACGCATGAACCACGTGGCCGAAGAGGCGGCTCGCTCCGCCGACGTCGTGCTCTTGCTGGTGGAGCTCCCGAGCTCGCCCAAGGCCGAGCTCGCCCCGGAAGACCTCGCCCTCTTCGACAAGATCCCCCCGGGCACCCGCACCGTTCTTGTCCTCAACAAGGTCGACCGGGTGAAGGACAAGGCGGCGCTCCTCCCTCTCCTCGAGAGCGTCGGGCGGGTGCGCGACTTCGCGGCGATCGTGCCCCTCTCGGCGCGGCGGGCCGACGGCGCGAAGCGGGTGCTCGCCGAGATCGCTCCGCTGCTGCCCAAGGGCGACTTCCTCTTTGCCGAGGACGAGCTCACCGACAAGCCGGTGCGCTTCTTCGTCGCCGAGTACGTGCGGGAGCAGGTGCTGCGCTTCACGCGCAACGAGGTGCCACACGGCGTCGCGGTAGAGGTCGAGTCCTTCGAAGAGGGCCTGCGCGTGCCGCGCATCCAGGTGGTGGTGCACGTCGACAAGGAGTCGCACAAGGCGATCGTGCTCGGGGAGAAGGGCCGCCTCATGAAGGAGATCGGCACCGGCGCGCGCGCGCGCGTCGAGGAGCTTGTGGGCCGGCAGGTCCACCTGGCGGTGCACGTGCGCACCACGGCCGGTTGGTATGAGAACGAGGCCCGGCTGAACGAGCTCGGATATGGGGCGACCAGCGTGCCTGGCGCTCGCCGCGAGGAGCGGAAACGATGACCAAACATTTCAAGCCGCGGCCGAACCGCGGCATCCCTGGCGGCACCTCGGGGCTCCCGATCGTCGCCGTCGTCGGACGGCCAAACGTCGGCAAGTCCACGCTCTTCAACCGCCTCGCGCGAAAGAAGCTCGCGATCGTCCACGACGAGCCCGGCGTGACCCGCGACCGGCACTACGTGGACACGTCAGCGTTCGGGCGCGACTACACGCTCGTCGACACCGGCGGCTTCGATCCCGAGGACGACGACCCCATGCGCGCTGGCATCGCGCGGCACGTGAAGGCGGCGATCGCCGAAGCCGACGTGATCGTCTTCGTGACCGACGCGACCGAGCCGCTCACGGCGGCAGATCGCGCCGCCGTCGCGCTCCTGCGCCGAACGAGCAAGCCCGTGCTGTACGCCGCGAACAAGGCCGACTCCGCCCGCGTGGAGGCCGACGCCTACGAGCTCTACCAGCACGGCGTCGAGAAGGTGTACGCGGTGAGCGCGCTGCACGGCCGCGGCTTGGCCGAGCTCGAGGGCGATCTCGTCGCCGCGTTCGGGGAGCCGATGCCCGCGCTGGAGCCGAGCGCCCTCACCCGAGTCTCGCTCATCGGTCGCCCCAACGCCGGCAAGTCGAGCCTGATGAACCGCCTCCTCGGCGACGAGCGCATGCTCGTGGACGACAAGCCCGGCACGACCCGCGACGCGATCGACGCGGTCGTCGCGAAGGGCGACCAGAGCTACGTGTTCGTCGACACCGCCGGCATCCGGCGCAAGGGCAAGGTCAACAAGACCGAGGACGTGGTCGAGTCGATGAGCGTGCTCTCGTCGATCCGCAGCATCGAGAACTCGAGCGTCGTCGTGCTGCTCTGCGACGCCAACGACGGCGTGGCCGAGCAAGACGCGAAGATCCTCGGGCTCGCCGACGACCGCGGCCGCGCCATGATCATTGCCTTGAACAAGTGCGACCTCATCGATCGCGACGCCCGAAAGCGCGCCGAGGCGCTGGCGCGCGAGAAGATCTCGTTCGCGCCGTTCGTCCCGATCGTCTCCATTTCCGCCAAGACGGGCCGGGGCGTCGGCGAGCTCTTCTCCACCGTCGGCGCGGTGAGCGAGGCCTACCGCAAGCGCGTGGGGACCGGCGAGCTGAACCGGTTCTTCGCCGAGGTGCTCGAGACGCGGCCGCCGCCGACGCAGGGCGGGAAGGCGCCGCGGCTCTACTACGTGACGCAGGCCGACGTCGCGCCCCCGACGTTCGTCATTCTGACGAGCGCGCCGGAGGCGATCCACTTCTCGTATCGACGCTATGTCGTAAACCAGCTCCGAAAGAAGTTCGGCTTCGAGGGCGTGCCGGTACGTGTACACTACAAGGCTCGCCGCCGAGGCCGGAAGAGGGGCGAGGGCGAGGCCGCCACCGAGACCGACACCCCCTCGGTCGACGTCTCGGAGTGAGGCTCACGCCGCGGTGACCCTCAGGCGCCTTCGGGCTGAGCGTCGCCGCGCGCGGCCGCCTCGATGGCTGCGACGTCGATCTTACGCATCGTCATCATCGCCTCGAACACGCGCTTGGCCACGTCGCCGCCCTGGGCCATGCCGCGGGTGAGGGCGCGCGGCGTGATCTGCCACGACAGGCCCCACTTGTCCTTGCACCAGCCGCACGCGCTCTCCGCGCCCCCGTGTTCGACGATCGCGCTCCAGTAGCGATCGGTCTCGGCTTGGTCGTCGGTGGCGATCTGAAAGGAGAACGCCTCGGTGTGCTTGAAGCGAGGGCCCCCGTTCAACCCGAGGCACGGCACTCCGCACACAGTGAACTCGACGGTGAGGACGACGCCCGCCTTGCCGCCGGGGAAGTCCGATGGCGCCCGGTGGACCGCGCCCACCGCGCTGTCGGGGAAGGTGCGCGCGTAGAAGCTCGCCGCGCCCTCGGCGTCGTCGTCGAACCAGAGGCAGAGGGTGTTCTTTGGGGTCATGATCCGCCGCATCCTACCCGACGCGGGGCCCGGCCTACACGAGATCGCCGCCCGCCATCAGCACGGCGCCGAGATCGGCGAGCACGCGGACGTCGTGGACGTCGGTCGCGCGCTCCGCCACCTTCACGATGGGCACGCCGGACGCGACGTCACCGTCGAGCGCCTGGATGTTGTGGGCGTCGAGCGCGGCCATCTTCGTGGCGTCGCCGTGCGCCTCCGCCAGGCGCGCCGCCGCGTCCGGCTCGAGCGCGAGGCCGTGGAGGCCTAGGCCCGCGGCCGCCTCCCCCTCGCCGACCTGGCCCGCGAACGGAGGGGCGCGACGCACGCGGTTCACCACGAAGGCGCCGCGGGGCATGGCCGCCTCCGCCAGACGATCGCCGAAATAGAGCACCTCACGGATGCTCGGCGGCGACGGCGACGTGACGAGGATGAAGGCGACGTCCGGCGAGCGCAGCGTGCGCTCGACGTGCCGGGCGCGCTCCTTGAACCCGCCGAAGAGCTCGTTGATTTCAGCGATGAACTCGGCCATCGCCTCGAGGAGGCCGCCGCCGGTGATCTTGCTGATGCCCTTCAGGACCGCCGACGCGCCCTTCGCGAGGATGTTGAGGGAGAACTTCCCGGACGACTCGAAGGCCTCCGAGAACCACTTCATGGCGGCGCTGTCGAGCATGCCCACGAGGCGCTCGGGGGCATCGAGAAAGTCGAGCGCGTTGGCCGTAGGAGGCGTGTCGAGGACGATGAGGTCGTACCGAGGGTCGGCCTTCACCTCGACGAGCTTCTCCATCGCCATGTACTCCTGCGTGCCGGCGAGGGACGCGGAGATGTACTTGTAGAGCTTGTTGTTGAGCAGGCGGTCGGCCTTCGCTCGCGAGGACGAGTGCTTCACGACGAGGTCGTCGAACGTGCGCTTCGTGTCGAGCATGGCGGCGGTGAGCGTGCCGGACAGCTCGACCCCCACCTCCGAGAAGAGCGCGCGGTCGACCTCCATGGCCTCCGCGCCCATCTCCTCGAGGCCGAGCGACTGCGCGAGGCGCCGCGCCGGATCGATCGTGAGGCAGAGCACCCGGCGGCCCTCGCGCGCGGCGGCGACCGCCAGGGCGGCCGCGGTCGTGGTCTTCCCTACCCCGCCGGCGCCTACGGTGATGAGGACGCGGCGAGCCCGGA
This region includes:
- the der gene encoding ribosome biogenesis GTPase Der; this encodes MTKHFKPRPNRGIPGGTSGLPIVAVVGRPNVGKSTLFNRLARKKLAIVHDEPGVTRDRHYVDTSAFGRDYTLVDTGGFDPEDDDPMRAGIARHVKAAIAEADVIVFVTDATEPLTAADRAAVALLRRTSKPVLYAANKADSARVEADAYELYQHGVEKVYAVSALHGRGLAELEGDLVAAFGEPMPALEPSALTRVSLIGRPNAGKSSLMNRLLGDERMLVDDKPGTTRDAIDAVVAKGDQSYVFVDTAGIRRKGKVNKTEDVVESMSVLSSIRSIENSSVVVLLCDANDGVAEQDAKILGLADDRGRAMIIALNKCDLIDRDARKRAEALAREKISFAPFVPIVSISAKTGRGVGELFSTVGAVSEAYRKRVGTGELNRFFAEVLETRPPPTQGGKAPRLYYVTQADVAPPTFVILTSAPEAIHFSYRRYVVNQLRKKFGFEGVPVRVHYKARRRGRKRGEGEAATETDTPSVDVSE
- a CDS encoding ArsA family ATPase, with amino-acid sequence MSGPIASGSPPLSELVRARRVLITVGAGGVGKTTTAAALAVAAAREGRRVLCLTIDPARRLAQSLGLEEMGAEAMEVDRALFSEVGVELSGTLTAAMLDTKRTFDDLVVKHSSSRAKADRLLNNKLYKYISASLAGTQEYMAMEKLVEVKADPRYDLIVLDTPPTANALDFLDAPERLVGMLDSAAMKWFSEAFESSGKFSLNILAKGASAVLKGISKITGGGLLEAMAEFIAEINELFGGFKERARHVERTLRSPDVAFILVTSPSPPSIREVLYFGDRLAEAAMPRGAFVVNRVRRAPPFAGQVGEGEAAAGLGLHGLALEPDAAARLAEAHGDATKMAALDAHNIQALDGDVASGVPIVKVAERATDVHDVRVLADLGAVLMAGGDLV
- a CDS encoding glycosyltransferase family 39 protein, which gives rise to MASDDETPPAEPAEAPVEVAAEPAPAAETPVGVAPEAAPEDDGPAPEPVEDAKGWLAPLLVVLAAAFVVLFVLPPLTKAGIWDPYELNVADLARRVALKLHGASALALEGADNSLPHLNDLGRPQLPFTSIALGFSFFGLREWAGRAPLAVWGLLGAVVTYGFVARLVDRRAGVFSAVALLTMPLYFVQARTMLGDITTMASLAMAFGGLAVAAFGNDDDGAPAHGVRLPWLAVGVLGLVAGYYSRGALLGVVVPAGAVGLTWGVLVGAERRLDPMAHAVGVASGLIAALALYPVTSVLFADTPPTDMNPWIGATLHPPAKYPTFDYVIGHLAHAMAPWSAFVPFAVGRLFIAPKGRPSPALARESAARMALLLGATAALVAHGVLAARADLIAFSGPALLAAIAGIALRDYERGAHASVALGVGTMVLLGLLHHDYHNVPDKAYQAFGIAQAIPFPESFKDKSLALWTVVLIGFAGVAFLTWVERDAKRRPFDPKTYLAVLRSVRDAWDGFLVLAYFALVAGTSLSGLAVWFGTRNHARWLTTVPLQVREIAVGAWWKAALGPPALLFGLLFWCDVWLWAFSRQGGGRSLGRGFEPFEALVASLRGGPAPAGKKPVPAHVALFRVAFSDKATEEEALSATSLGILAPLLFLQLPGVVYVALHKGGVRPMVASALAVPAGVLAFLAFGVIGDLLRRSRAAFLVVFGVVTGLVLSAGYYPALANQLSPKDVFESYRRFKQGDEPLALLGVGGRTAAYYAGGQPLLLADAPAAQAWLTGAPAGSRRFISAKADQLGRLNQLYRTTRGANVPVLDGRSSQIVLIASELRAGETSESPLDTIVLSAAPKPQRRLDVNLEDKLEVLGIDLVDERGRLVDAIGPGRKYHMKTYFKVLAPITTEWEGFIHIDGYRRRHNGDHKMAEGKYPLSMWNKGDIIVDDHVFALEPNFTQGTYTIYFGLYTGETRLKVKSGPHDGENRIVAGQLNVQ
- a CDS encoding VOC family protein; amino-acid sequence: MTPKNTLCLWFDDDAEGAASFYARTFPDSAVGAVHRAPSDFPGGKAGVVLTVEFTVCGVPCLGLNGGPRFKHTEAFSFQIATDDQAETDRYWSAIVEHGGAESACGWCKDKWGLSWQITPRALTRGMAQGGDVAKRVFEAMMTMRKIDVAAIEAAARGDAQPEGA
- the era gene encoding GTPase Era, with product MAESRSAPGGKSREARRTADPQEPRALRRAGTVALLGRPNVGKSTLMNALLGERLTITSPKPQTTRDRIAGILTVEATQFVFLDTPGVHAARTKLGARMNHVAEEAARSADVVLLLVELPSSPKAELAPEDLALFDKIPPGTRTVLVLNKVDRVKDKAALLPLLESVGRVRDFAAIVPLSARRADGAKRVLAEIAPLLPKGDFLFAEDELTDKPVRFFVAEYVREQVLRFTRNEVPHGVAVEVESFEEGLRVPRIQVVVHVDKESHKAIVLGEKGRLMKEIGTGARARVEELVGRQVHLAVHVRTTAGWYENEARLNELGYGATSVPGARREERKR